A segment of the Amia ocellicauda isolate fAmiCal2 chromosome 5, fAmiCal2.hap1, whole genome shotgun sequence genome:
AATGCCGACACGTGACTGTCTCTAGGGAGAACAGCTGGATGCTTCACATGTGGATGAAGAGCAGCATGAGTTAAGCGGCCTCCGACTCTGAGGATACCTTGGTCATCCAGGAATGGACCCAACTTGTGTAACTTGTTGgccttgtctttgatttgtgagTTCTTATGACACTGGATGCCCTGTATTTCTTGAGAGAGGGTTGCTTGTTGGACCATCTTGATTATGCTGAGCTCTGCATCTCTCCTTTCCTCTAAACTGGTGCTTTCCCAGGACCTTGGCCTGAGGCCTTTCGCTTCCCTTGCATGCCGCTTTAGTCTGGCTATAGCTTTCACCATTCTTGACCAGTCAGAGAACTTTCGTAGACAATCTAACAGTGACCTTATTTCCTTTGCCAGGGTGTCATGAGCCTGGGCCTTCTTGATCTCTGGATCACTACTTGCAATCTCTCCCACCTTGACTACTTCGCTGGTCAGCTCTTTCTGCCAAAGAAAGCTTGGACCCGTGAACCAGTTGGAAGCTACAAGTTGTTTTGCTGCAAGACCTCTTGAGGCATGATCTGCTGGATTCTCTTCGGAAGCCACATACCTCCATTGCGCAGACTCCGTACTTTGCTTGATGCGTTCCACACGGTTTGCCACGAACACATGAAATCTCCTGGCCTCGTTACTGATGTATCCGAGGACAACCTTTGAATCGGTCCAGAAGAATTCTTGTAGGCAATCTATCTCCAGTTCCCTTTTGAGCATGTCACTGGTGCGGACGGCTACGACTGCTGCTGACAGCTCAAGTCTTGGTATGGTGGTAACCTTAGCAGGGGCTACTCTTGACTTCCCCATTACCAAAGAGCAGTGGACTTCACCTGATGCACTGACTGCTCTGAGGTACGAACACTCGCCATAACCTGACACGCTGGCATCAGAGAAATGATGGAGCTCGTAGCTCTGAACCTTAAAGTTTAATGGAATGTAGCATCTCTGAATCTTTACACCAGCCAGGTTTTGCAGGTCTTGGAGCCAAAACTCCCACAGGGGTCGAAGATCATCAGGTAAGATGTCATCCCAACTGAGCTTGTTATGACACATCTGCTGCAGAATCTGTTTTCCCACCAGGATGAACGGTGCCACAAATCCGAGTGGATCGTATACTGAAGCGACAGTGGATAAAACTCCTCTTCGGGTAAGTGGATTTTCTTTCACAATCACTCTGAACTGGAACTCGTCAGAAGCCACGCACCACTGTATGCCAAGTGCTCTTTCCACGTGTAGCTCTCCCAGGGCCATGTCCAGGTCTTGGGCGGCTTTTGCACATTCTTCTTTGGGGATTGAGGCTAGGACTTTCTTGCTGTTGGAAATGAACTTGTGCAGCCTGAGTTTGCCTTTGTTGCAGAGCTCTCTTGCCTCCTTCACTAACTGAATAGCTTGGCTTTCAGACGCTAAGCTTGACAAGCCGTCATCAACGTAAAAGTTCTTCTGAATGAACTTGATGGTGGCTTCACTGAAGTGTCCGTGTCCTTCGGCTGCGAGGTGCTTGAGTCCATAGTTAGCGCAGCCAGGTGATGAAGCAGCGCCAAACAAGTGGACCTTCATCCGGTAGATGGATGGTTTGGCTTCAAGATTTCCATTCTCCCACCACAGGAATCTTAGGTAATCTTGGTCTTCTGCTTTAACGTGGAACTGGTGGAACATGCGTTCAATGTCACACATGATTGCCACTGGACCTTTCCGGAAACGACACAGAACTCCCACCAAGGTGTTTGTCAGCTCTGGACCGGTCAGGAGATGGTCGTTTAAGGATGTCTCTTGAAATCTCGCCGAACAATCGAAGACAACACGTATCTTCCCAGGCTTTTGGGGATGATACACCCCATGGTGTGGGATGTACCATGCTGGAGCTTTATTGAGGTCTTCTTCTGGGACCCTTTCTGCATCTCCACGTGTTATGATCTCATCCATGAAGGTCTTGTAGTCTTTGTAGTACTGTCTTTTCAGCTTCCGTTCTAGGCATCTGAGACGGTGGATGGCGCACACCATGTTATCTGGTAAGTTGGGTCTTTCATTCTTGAATGGCAGTGGCATCTCATAATGACCATTGTCCTTGAGCCTGATGCCTCTTTCCATCTTTGACAGGAATCGGAGATCCTCTTGAGAGATGTGACTGTCCTCCAAAGACCTTTCGACAAAGTCCGATTCCAGCACCTTGATGACATCTGCAGGTGAGACTACCTCTTTGACTTGAGTTCTACAGACATAGTGAACTTCGCTTGTGAGGTTTGAAGAGGACTGAAGACCAGGCATCACTTGCCTCACGATGACCTGGTGACTTACTCCAATTTCATCTCCATAGTCAAGACATGGGTTGCCATAGCCAACTACGCTCCAGCCCAGGTCTGTTCTCTGAGCAAAGGGCTGATTTTCTTTACCAGGCACCACTTGCCTTGGGACAAGAGCTTGAGGACAGTTGTAGCCGATTAGCAGGCCCACGTCGCAGCTTTGTTGAGGAGCAATCTCGTCTGCGATGTGTTCCAGATGAGGCCATGCCTTTGCAGTCTCTGGTGTGGGAATATGATCTCTGTTTGCAGGGATGAATTCTCTTGAGTAGGTCACTGGCAGAGGAATTATCTTGTCTGAGTAGAATCCTCTCACTTGTAGTCCAGTCAGTTTCCGACAGGACACAACTGTGTTTCTTGAAGCCATTGTGGAGAGCTTTAGCTGAACTGGTTCCTTCTTTGTGTGAAGAGTCTTTGCCGTTTCTTCCAGGATGAATGTCGTGTCGCTCTGTGTATCGAGGAGTGCATACACAAGAACTTCACGATCTGGCTCACTTGTGACTGACAACCACACTGGAATGACTGTGGATGTATGAGTGTCTTTAACATTCTGTAAAACTCTGTTGGATGTTGACTCACGTGATGATCTTGCTGCCCTATCTTGTGGCCGCTCTATTTTCCTTTCCCTTGACTTGCCACTGTTCCCTGCTCCACTAAGCCGTGTTGACATCCTTTCTTCTTTGGTGCGATTATCATGGAGGCAAGCTggatgtcttttttcacacatatcGCAGATCTCTCTGTTTTCACAGTCCTTCGAGCGATGGCCAAACTTCAGACAGCCGAAACACAATTTCTTCTCTTGAACAAACTTGACTCGCTCTGAAATAGTCTCATCCATAAATTTGCGACACTTGTGTAGACTGTGACCTGCCTTCTCACAGAAGACACAGCTTGTGGTAACAGCTCTCGTCTGAGTTGGTTGCCAATACCTTTGCTCCATGACCTCTTGTCTTTGAAACCTTGATCTTCTCATTTTCACTTGGTTTTAGAGCGTGGAGGGACGTTATTGGGTTACAGGCGATTTTGGCTTCACGTGTGAGAAACTTGACGAACTGGCTAAAGCTTGGGAACGTGTGACTTTGTTCTTCCACTTCTATCACCTTCCTATTCCATCTTGAGGTCAGCCAGTCTGGAAGTTTAGAgagtattttctgattttcgTTGCAGTCGTTGAGTACTTCAAGACCTCTGATCTGAGACATGGCCGCCTCACAGCTGCGAAGGAAGTCAGCGAGTTCTTGAAGTTCCACATTCCCCTTAGAGTTTATTTTGGGCCACGTATCAAGCTTATCTCTGAAGGCCTTGGCGATAAGGAATGGATTGCCGTATCTCTCTT
Coding sequences within it:
- the LOC136749641 gene encoding uncharacterized protein LOC136749641, with translation MRRSRFQRQEVMEQRYWQPTQTRAVTTSCVFCEKAGHSLHKCRKFMDETISERVKFVQEKKLCFGCLKFGHRSKDCENREICDMCEKRHPACLHDNRTKEERMSTRLSGAGNSGKSRERKIERPQDRAARSSRESTSNRVLQNVKDTHTSTVIPVWLSVTSEPDREVLVYALLDTQSDTTFILEETAKTLHTKKEPVQLKLSTMASRNTVVSCRKLTGLQVRGFYSDKIIPLPVTYSREFIPANRDHIPTPETAKAWPHLEHIADEIAPQQSCDVGLLIGYNCPQALVPRQVVPGKENQPFAQRTDLGWSVVGYGNPCLDYGDEIGVSHQVIVRQVMPGLQSSSNLTSEVHYVCRTQVKEVVSPADVIKVLESDFVERSLEDSHISQEDLRFLSKMERGIRLKDNGHYEMPLPFKNERPNLPDNMVCAIHRLRCLERKLKRQYYKDYKTFMDEIITRGDAERVPEEDLNKAPAWYIPHHGVYHPQKPGKIRVVFDCSARFQETSLNDHLLTGPELTNTLVGVLCRFRKGPVAIMCDIERMFHQFHVKAEDQDYLRFLWWENGNLEAKPSIYRMKVHLFGAASSPGCANYGLKHLAAEGHGHFSEATIKFIQKNFYVDDGLSSLASESQAIQLVKEARELCNKGKLRLHKFISNSKKVLASIPKEECAKAAQDLDMALGELHVERALGIQWCVASDEFQFRVIVKENPLTRRGVLSTVASVYDPLGFVAPFILVGKQILQQMCHNKLSWDDILPDDLRPLWEFWLQDLQNLAGVKIQRCYIPLNFKVQSYELHHFSDASVSGYGECSYLRAVSASGEVHCSLVMGKSRVAPAKVTTIPRLELSAAVVAVRTSDMLKRELEIDCLQEFFWTDSKVVLGYISNEARRFHVFVANRVERIKQSTESAQWRYVASEENPADHASRGLAAKQLVASNWFTGPSFLWQKELTSEVVKVGEIASSDPEIKKAQAHDTLAKEIRSLLDCLRKFSDWSRMVKAIARLKRHAREAKGLRPRSWESTSLEERRDAELSIIKMVQQATLSQEIQGIQCHKNSQIKDKANKLHKLGPFLDDQGILRVGGRLTHAALHPHVKHPAVLPRDSHVSALLVKHYHERVHHQGRGMTINEIRSNGIWILGCSRAVSFHIYKCTTCRKFRRCTEQQRMANLPEDRMETTPPFTYCGMDCFGPFHIKEGRKELKRYGLLLTCMCSRAVHIEMLDDLTTDAFINALRSCIAIRGTVRQIRCDQGTNFVGARREFIQALKEMDQEELKN